From the Brassica napus cultivar Da-Ae chromosome A8, Da-Ae, whole genome shotgun sequence genome, one window contains:
- the LOC125577180 gene encoding deoxyribodipyrimidine photo-lyase-like, which yields MSSTTTAVQPGRIRILKKPSLLLPDQTPGPVVYWMFRDQRLRDNWALIHAVDLANRTNAPVAVVFNLFDQFLGAKARQLGFMLKGLRQIHRQIESLQIPFFLLQGDAKETIPEFMKECGASHLVTDFSPLREIRSCKEEVVKRTSVALAIDEVDAHNVVPMWAASGKLEYSARTIRGKINKLLPEYLVEFPEIEPPRKKWVGVVGKVVDWDSIIDRVVREGAEVPEVEWCVPGEDAGMEVLMGRQDGFLTKRLRNYSTDRNNPVKPKALSGLSPYLHFGQISAQRCALEARKVQKTYPQAVDTFLEELIVRRELSDNFCYYQPHYDSLEGAWEWARKSLMDHASDKREHTYSLEQLEKGQTADPLWNASQLEMVYQGKMHGFMRMYWAKKILEWTEGPDEALSISIFLNNKYELDGRDPSGYVGCMWSICGVHDQGWKERPVFGKIRYMNYAGCKRKFNVDSYISYVKSLVSVTKKKRKAEEQLTRDSIDHPKAK from the exons ATGTCGTCGACGACAACGGCGGTTCAACCGGGTCGGATCCGGATCCTGAAGAAGCCCTCTTTGCTACTTCCGGATCAAACGCCGGGTCCCGTAGTTTACTGGATGTTCAGAGACCAACGGCTGAGAGATAACTGGGCTCTGATCCACGCCGTCGATCTGGCGAACAGAACCAACGCGCCGGTGGCCGTCGTGTTCAATCTGTTCGATCAGTTCCTCGGCGCGAAGGCGAGgcaattagggtttatgttGAAAGGTCTCCGCCAGATTCACCGTCAAATCGAATCTCTTCAGATTCCGTTTTTTCTTTTACAG GGAGATGCAAAGGAGACGATTCCTGAGTTTATGAAAGAGTGTGGGGCTTCACATTTGGTGACTGACTTCTCGCCTTTACGGGAGATAAGAAGCTGTAAAGAGGAGGTTGTGAAGAGGACGAGTGTTGCGTTAGCGATAGACGAAGTTGATGCACACAATGTGGTTCCAATGTGGGCTGCGTCGGGGAAGTTGGAGTACAGTGCTAGAACCATACGGGGGAAGATTAACAAACTGTTGCCTGAGTACCTCGTTGAGTTTCCTGAGATTGAGCCGCCGAGGAAGAAGTGGGTAGGGGTGGTGGGGAAGGTTGTTGATTGGGATAGCATCATCGATAGAGTTGTAAG GGAGGGGGCGGAAGTTCCTGAAGTTGAATGGTGTGTGCCTGGAGAAGATGCAGGCATGGAAGTATTGATGGGGAGACAAGATGGGTTTTTGACGAAAAGGTTGAGGAACTATTCAACTGACAGGAATAATCCTGTGAAGCCGAAAGCACTCTCTGGTCTCTCTCCTTATCTGCATTTTGGTCAGATATCAGCTCAACGGTGTGCCTTAGAGGCACGTAAAgtccagaagacttaccctCAG GCAGTTGATACGTTCTTGGAAGAGTTGATTGTACGAAGAGAACTCTCGGACAACTTTTGCTACTATCAACCTCACTATGATTCCTTGGAGGGAGCTTGGGAGTGGGCACGCAAGTCGTTGATGGATCATGCTTCAGATAAGAGAGAACACACTTACTC GTTGGAGCAGTTGGAGAAGGGACAAACAGCAGATCCT CTATGGAATGCTTCACAGTTAGAGATGGTTTATCAGGGGAAAATGCACGGTTTCATGAG AATGTATTGGGCAAAGAAGATTTTAGAATGGACCGAAGGACCTGATGAGGCTCTATCAATATCCATCTTTCTAAATAACAAG TATGAGTTAGATGGTCGTGACCCGAGTGGATATGTTGGGTGTATGTGGTCTATATGCGGCGTTCACGATCAG GGATGGAAAGAGAGACCGGTGTTTGGGAAGATACGGTACATGAACTACGCGGGTTGCAAAAGGAAGTTCAATGTGGACAGTTACATCTCTTATGTCAAGAGTTTGGTGTCAGtaacaaagaagaagaggaaagctGAAGAACAGCTCACAAGAGACTCTATTGACCACCCCAAAGCTAAATAG
- the LOC106379923 gene encoding uncharacterized protein LOC106379923, which produces MKLVWSPETASKAYLDTVKSCQNLETPDAAELVSAMAAGWNAKLIVETWSYGDAIASSVGLNVASQHANAKHICIVQNTLSESSYLQAIQEASSPLNLPETIVAEEPQSAMKEIQGIDFLVVDWRNKEFAAGALRNAAFGSRGAVVVCRNGYSRSASGFSWTRALRDRTIVRKVTLPVTGGIEIAHVAARNSGKTESKKRRWIKHVDQSSGEEHVFSI; this is translated from the exons atgaaactggTTTGGTCTCCTGAGACTGCATCTAAGGCTTACTTAGACACCGTTAAATCT TGCCAGAATCTTGAAACGCCTGACGCGGCAGAGCTAGTATCGGCGATGGCGGCCGGATGGAACGCGAAGCTGATCGTGGAAACTTGGTCATACGGAGACGCTATAGCCTCGAGTGTTGGCTTAAACGTCGCGAGCCAACACGCAAACGCCAAACACATATGCATCGTACAAAACACGTTATCAGAATCATCTTATCTCCAAGCCATCCAAGAAGCTTCGTCTCCCTTGAACTTACCAGAGACGATCGTCGCTGAAGAACCTCAAAGCGCGATGAAGGAGATACAAGGAATAGATTTCTTGGTCGTGGACTGGCGGAACAAGGAGTTTGCAGCGGGTGCGTTGAGGAACGCTGCGTTTGGAAGCAGAGGAGCTGTTGTGGTTTGTAGAAACGGGTATTCGAGAAGTGCTTCGGGTTTTAGCTGGACAAGGGCTTTAAGAGACCGGACAATTGTTAGAAAGGTGACTCTTCCGGTCACTGGAGGTATTGAGATAGCTCATGTGGCGGCTAGGAACTCGGGGAAGACTGAGAGcaagaagagaagatggatCAAACATGTTGATCAGAGTTCAGGAGAAGAACATGTATTTAGTATTTAG
- the LOC106382395 gene encoding IRK-interacting protein — protein sequence MAPSSSSSPAKSPVLSLHQALHFTPIPECEEEDLHEERYKNKATPSSNGGSSATPSRHHKHTLTPLHHNGKPKNKKRHEDNNDEDGGGSVSCNNCRPHHSHRDKFSVVPLESHNNNPSFIYSPNLIIKSIFQSLTRKSPKLSSTASSTTDASREEQWRLAAAELSHKLIQTTKKKEDAVAEASKLKASMSELEKKLNKLEVYCHNLKSGLDECSSNKKQSTKQSTLFQKDGINDKIIQQFLISVSESRTSIRALSRALASQLRTVGGKVYERLSLLLQPFDVKINSKSLILYLEAILSRAFFEDFEAPGFQRTGSTRILNPIDRCESNYASFNALTELTWDEVLSRGTKHFSEEFSQFCDRKMSDVVSMLCWNRAWPEPLLQAFFGASKSVWLVHLLANSVNPGLQIFRVEKDDRFDPVYMEETGGDRFKDLVRAMVQPGFYVCGSVVKCKVVCKHYSSVEEEVVEDSMVKECNKTDKSLISICSPLGG from the exons atggctccttcttcttcatcttctcctgcCAAATCTCCTGTTCTATCTCTTCACCAAGCCCTCCACTTTACTCCT ATTCCTGAATGCGAAGAAGAAGACCTCCACGAAGAACGATACAAAAACAAAGCAACACCAAGCAGCAACGGTGGTTCTTCCGCCACTCCAAGCCGCCACCACAAACACACTCTAACGCCTCTCCACCACAACGGaaaacccaaaaacaaaaaacgacACGAGGACAACAACGACGAAGACGGAGGAGGCTCCGTCTCATGCAACAACTGTCGTCCCCACCATTCTCACCGCGACAAATTCTCCGTCGTGCCTCTCGAAAGCCACAACAACAACCCTTCCTTCATCTACAGCCCCAACCTCATAATCAAATCCATCTTCCAATCCCTCACACGTAAAAGCCCCAAACTCTCTTCCACAGCCTCCTCCACAACCGACGCTTCCAGAGAAGAGCAGTGGCGGTTAGCCGCGGCGGAGCTTTCTCATAAACTAATACAAACCACCAAGAAGAAAGAAGACGCCGTCGCAGAAGCTTCCAAGTTGAAAGCTTCCATGTCGGAGCTCGAGAAGAAGCTCAACAAGCTCGAGGTTTACTGCCACAACCTCAAGTCAGGGCTGGACGAGTGTAGCAGCAACAAGAAACAGAgcacgaaacagagtactctgTTTCAAAAAGATGGAATCAACGACAAGATCATCCAGCAGTTCCTTATCTCAGTGTCGGAATCTCGAACTTCGATCAGAGCGTTAAGCAGAGCTTTGGCCTCGCAGCTACGAACCGTCGGTGGGAAAGTCTACGagcgactctctctcctcctccagCCTTTCGACGTAAAGATCAACTCGAAAAGTTTGATCCTTTACCTTGAAGCGATTCTGAGCAGAGCCTTCTTCGAGGACTTCGAAGCTCCCGGGTTTCAGAGAACCGGGTCGACCCGGATTTTAAACCCGATTGATCGCTGCGAATCGAACTACGCTTCGTTCAACGCCTTGACGGAGCTCACGTGGGACGAGGTCTTGAGCAGAGggacgaagcatttctccgAGGAGTTTAGCCAGTTCTGTGACCGGAAAATGAGCGACGTCGTTTCGATGCTTTGCTGGAACAGAGCCTGGCCTGAACCGCTTTTACAG GCTTTTTTTGGTGCGTCGAAGAGTGTTTGGTTGGTTCATCTATTAGCAAACTCGGTGAACCCGGGTTTGCAAATATTCCGCGTGGAGAAAGACGACCGGTTTGATCCGGTTTACATGGAGGAAACAGGTGGTGACCGGTTTAAGGATTTGGTTCGAGCTATGGTTCAACCTGGATTTTATGTCTGTGGTAGTGTGGTTAAGTGCAAGGTGGTTTGCAAGCATTACAGCAGCGTCGAGGAGGAAGTAGTAGAAGACAGTATGGTCAAGGAATGTAATAAAACCGACAAGAGTTTGATTAGCATTTGTAGCCCATTAGGTGGTTAA